A window of Microbacterium sp. Root61 genomic DNA:
GCGACCAACAACTTCCCCGAGTTCACCGGGCGCCTGTGCCCGGCTCCCTGCGAGAGCTCGTGCGTGCTCGGCATCAACCAGCCGGCCGTCACGATCAAGCAGATCGAGGTGTCGATCGTCGATGACGCATTCGGCAACGGATGGGTCGAGCCTGAGCCCCCGGCCCGTCTGACCGGCAAGACCGTCGCAGTCGTCGGCTCCGGCCCTGCCGGCCTCGCGGCCGCACAGCAGCTCACGCGCGCCGGCCACACCGTCGCCGTGTTCGAGCGGGACGACCGCATCGGCGGCCTGCTGCGGTACGGCATCCCCGACTTCAAGATGGAGAAGCGCCACCTCGAGGCGCGACTGCGCCAGATGCGCGACGAAGGAACCCGGTTCCGCGCCGGTGTCGAGATCGGCGTCGACATCACGTGGGACGACCTGCACAACCGGTACGACGCCGTCGTGATCGCCACTGGATCGACAGTGCCGCGCGACCTCGCCATCCCCGGCCGCGACCTCGCCGGCGTGCACTTCGCCATGGAGTACCTCGTCGAGTCGAACAAGGCGACCGCGGGCGACCGCGTGCCGCACCAGATCTCGGCCGAGGGCAAGCACGTTATCGTCATCGGCGGCGGCGACACCGGTGCCGACTGCATCGGCACCGCGCACCGCCAGGGCGCGCTCAGCGTGACCAACCTCGCCATCGGCAAGCAGCCCCCCGGGACACGTCCCGAGGCGCAGCCGTGGCCGATGATGCCCCTCCTGTTCGAGGTGTCCTCCGCCCACGAAGAAGGCGGAGAGCGCGAATTCCTCGCCTCGACCGTCGAGTTCCTCTCGAACGACGTGGGGGAGGTGCGCGCACTGCGCGTGGCCGAGACCGAGTACGTCGACGGTCGTCGCGTTCCGAAGAGCGGCACCGAGCGCGAGATCCCCGCGGATCTCGTGCTGATCGCGATGGGCTTCACCGGCCCGGAGCAGACGACGGTGCTTGACCAGCTGGGCACCCAGTTCACCGACCGCGGCAACCTCCAGCGCGCAGACGATTACCAGGCGACCGCTTCCGGCGTCTTCGTCGCCGGGGATGCGGGCCGCGGTCAGTCCCTCATCGTGTGGGCGATCGCCGAAGGACGCGCGGCCGCAGCACATGTTGACGAATACCTCATGGGCAAGACGGCGCTACCCGCGCCGGTGCGCCCTACCGATGTCGCCATCGGCCTGCAGCACGCGTAGGCTTGCCAGGCCTTTCCGACCCGAAACCCCGGAGTATATACGGATGAGACGCGCAAAAATTGTCGCGACACTAGGACCCGCCACATCGACCTATGAGATGGTCCGCGCGATCATCGATGCAGGTGTCGATGTCGCCCGATTGAACCTCAGCCACGGCGACTACTCCGTGCACGAGGCCAACTTCGCGAACGTGCGGAAGGCGGCGGATGACGCGGGCCGCCCCGTGGCGGTGCTCGTCGACCTGCAGGGACCGAAGATCCGCCTCGGCAAGTTCGCCGACGGACCCCACGAGCTCGCCCCCGGTGACATCTTCAAGATCACGGTCGAAGACATCCCGGGCACGCGGGAGATCTGCTCCACCACGTTCAAGGGTCTTCCGCACGACGTCAAGCCCGGCGACTTCCTCCTCATCGACGACGGCAAGGTCCGTGTCGAGGTCGTGGAGACCGATGGCGTCGTCGTCACGACCAAGGTCATCGTCGGCGGCTTCGTGTCCAACAACAAGGGCATCAACCTGCCCGGTGTGGCCGTGAACGTGCCTGCCCTGTCCGAGAAGGACGAGGCCGACCTCCGTTGGGGTCTGCAGATCGGCGCCGACATCATCGCGCTGTCGTTCGTCCGTGACGCGAAGGACGTCCAGCGCGTCCACGTGATCATGGCCGAAGAGGGTCGGCGTGTGCCGGTCATCGCCAAGATCGAGAAGCCGCAGGCCGTCGACAACCTCGAGGAGATCATCGACGCCTTCGACGGCATCATGGTCGCCCGTGGTGACCTCGGTGTCGAGCTTCCGCTCGAGGCCGTGCCGATCGTGCAGAAGCGTGCCGTCGAACTGTGCCGCCGCATGGCCAAGCCGGTCATCGTCGCGACGCAGATGCTCGAGTCGATGATCGAGAACCCGGTCCCGACCCGCGCCGAGACGAGCGACGTCGCCAACGCCGTGCTCGACGGCGCCGACGCGGTCATGCTGTCCGGCGAGACCAGCGTGGGCAAGTTCCCCGTGGGTGTCGTGGAGACCATGGCCCGCATCGTGGACTCGACCGAGGAGCACGGCCTGGAGCGCATCCAGCCGCTGCACACCAAGCCCCGCACGCAGGGTGGTGCGATCACGCTCGCAGCGCTCGAGGTCGCGGAGTTCGTCGACGCGAAGTATCTCTGCATCTTCACGGAGTCGGGTGACACCGCGCGTCGCATGTCGCGTCTGCGTCCCCGCATCCCCATGGTCGGCTTCACCCCCGACCCGGCGATCCGTCGCCGCATGGCGCTGACGTGGGGCATCCAGTCCACGCTCGTCGAGCACGTCGCCCACACGGACCGCATGTTCATCCAGGTGGACGACTACTTCCTGTCCAACGACCTGGCAGAGGTCGGCGACAAGGTCGTGGTGATCTCCGGTTCCCCTCCAGGAATCATCGGATCGACGAACGACATCCGCATCCACAAGATCGGCGACGCCGTCCACGGCAAGGCGCCCATCTACCAGGTGCGCGACTAGTCCGCTTCCGATCCACCCGTCGAACGGTCGCGCTCGCTATGCTGAGCGCGACCGTTTCGCATGAAAGGCGACGCATATGATCTGGGATCTCCTCTGGTACACCCTTCTGGTGTTCTACTTCGTCGCCTACATCTACGTGGTCGTGCTGATCATCATGGATCTGTTCCGCGACCACACCCTCAACGGCTGGCTGAAGGCGCTGTGGATCATCTTCCTGGTGTTCCTGCCGTTCCTCACCGCCCTGGTCTACCTGATCGCTCGCGGCAAGGGCATGGCGGAACGGGCGCGGGCGAACCGCGGAATCGTGGCGGAAGCCGACGACTACCGTCCGAAGGCCTCCACCAGCCCGGCAGACGACATCGCGCAGGCCAAGGCGCTCCTGGACGCCGGCACCATCAGCCAAGGCGAGTTCGACGCCCTCAAGAGCAAGGCACTGGGCAACCAGTTCTTCGGCGCGTAGCCGACTGCAGAAGGGACGGGATGCCTCGATTCGAGGCATCCCGTCCCTCTTTACGCCGACGGGGCGTCTTTTCCGTCGACGGCCTCGGGTTCAGCGACGTGCCCCGCGGATCCTGCCGTAGATCCGCATCAACTGCGGAACGACGAGGTACACGGCGAGGGGCACGACGATCACCGACAGCACGAACGCGCGTAGAACGGGGTTCCAGTCGGCGGCGAACGGTGCCATGACGAGGAACCCGAGTGTGACCAGCGGGAAGATGGCGACCCAGGTGATCACCGCTCGAGCATGAATGGACGGCGGGTTGATCGCGGGCGGGTCGGTTGGCGATGACATGGTGTCGCTCCTTCTCTGAATGGGCCGCAGGTGCGGGCCTCCTCTAGGCACGTTGCCACCGGGGGAGGCGGTTCTGGGAATCCTGTTGCCGAAAACGGAATTCGCTGATTGCCTGTGTCCATGAGTGCGTCACAACGAGTAGCGACAGAGTTGAGCCAGATCGCACCGAGGCTGAGGCATGCCCGCCACAAGAAGGACCTCACACTGGACCAGTTGGCGCAGGCGACCGGCATCTCGAAGAGCACCCTCTCACGCCTCGAGTCAGGTCAGCGCAAGCCGAGTCTGGAACTGCTGCTCCCCATCGTCGCTGCCCTCGCGCTCCCCCTGGACGAGATCGTCATGTCTCCCCGTATCGTGGACCCGCGTGTGGCCCGGAAGACGACCCGAGCAGATGGTCGCACCTTCACCCCGCTGTCCGGCCATCACGGTGAGCCGCAGGCCTACAAGATGACCGTCCCCGCTACAGACCGCACTCCCGTCCTTCGTACACACGCGGGATACGAGTGGATCTACGTGCTTTCAGGACGACTACGACTGGTGCTCGGCGAGCACGACATCGTCATGGGCACCGGCGAAGCAGCCGAATTCGACACCAAGAATCCACATTGGTTCGGCGCAACGGGCGCGGGGCCGGTCGAGCTCCTCAGTTTGTTCGGCAAGCAGGGCGAACGCATTCACCTCAGAGCGCGCTCGAGCAGTGCGACGTGATCGGTGGACGCGTTGTCGGCGATACCGCCTCCGGAGTGGTCGAGGAGGATATCCCCGAGCAAACGCCGCAACACGGCCGCTTGCTTGCGGGGTGCCAGAGGCCGCCCTCTGGCGAGGACAGCCTCTCTTGATGTACCGGTGGTGGGACTCGAACCCACATGCCCTCACGGGCAACCGATTTTGAGTCGGTCGCGTCTGCCATTCCGCCACACCGGCCAGCACGTTCGCGAACGACGATACCGTAGGATTCAATGGTGACTGAGCACGAAGAAACCCCTGAGCCGACGACCACCGCCCCGCGACGCGTCGTCGTAGCCGAGGATGAGTCGCTCATCCGCCTCGACATCGTCGAGATCCTCCGCGACAACGGCTTCGATGTCGTCGGTGAAGCAGGTGACGGCGAGACCGCCGTTCAGCTCGCCACGGAGCTGCGCCCCGATCTGGTGATCATGGACGTCAAGATGCCTCGCCTCGACGGCATCAGCGCCGCCGAGAAGCTGAGCAAGAACCACATCGCGCCCGTCGTGCTGCTGACCGCGTTCAGCCAGAAGGAGCTCGTCGAGCGCGCCAGCGAAGCCGGCGCCCTCGCGTACGTCGTGAAGCCCTTCACGCCGAACGACCTGCTTCCCGCGATCGAGATCGCGCTGGCCCGCTACGAGCAGATCATCACGCTCGAGGCCGAGGTCGCCGACATGGTCGAGCGGTTCGAGACGCGCAAGCTCGTCGACCGCGCCAAGGGCCTCCTCAACGAGAAGATGGGCCTCACCGAGCCCGAGGCGTTCCGCTGGATCCAGAAGGCGTCCATGGACCGCCGCCTGACCATGCAGGACGTCGCCAAGGCGATCATCGAGCAGCTCGCCCCGAAGAAGGACTGAGCCCGACTCTGACGCGAGAATCGGCCCGGCGCCCGAGAATCAACTGATTCTCGTGCGACGGGCCGATTCTCATTGAGCCGATCAAGGCCGGCCGGTCAGGGGCGTGGCATGTCCTTGATCATGTTCGTGATGCGGATCGTGGAGCAGCGGCGGCCCTGATCGTCGGAGACGACGATCTCGTGGACGGTCATGCTGCGGCCGAGGTGGATCGGGGTGCACACGCCCGTCACGAGGCCGCTGGTGGCCGAGCGCGTGTGAGTCGCATTGATGTCGACACCGACCGCCAGACGCCCGGCGCCGGCGTACAGGTTGGCCGCCATCGACCCGAGCGACTCGCCCAGTACGACATACGCGCCACCGTGGAACAGGCCCACCGGCTGCGTGTTCCCCTCGACCGGCATCGTCGCGACCGACCGTTCGATCGAGAACTCGACCCACTGGAATCCCATCTTGTCGGCGAGGGCACCGGCGCCGCGCTGCACGGCCCACTCCATCGCGTTCATGGTGGGATCGGCGAGGTCGGACATACGTGCTCCAATGGCGTCGTGAGGGTGTCGGTAAGCCTGGCTAGGCTGGTCTGGTGACGGACTCCGCAAAGCCTACCCTTCTCGTCGTCGACGGCCATTCGCTGGCATATCGGGCGTTCTTCGCGCTCCCGGTCGATAATTTCACGACCAAGGACGGGCAGCACACGAACGGGATCTACGGATTCCTCGCGATGCTCATCAACCTCATCAAGGCGGAGAAGCCGACGCACATGGCGGTCGCCTTCGACACGTCGCGGCAGTCGTTCCGCACCCGGGAGTACCCCGAGTACAAGGCCAACCGCTCCGAGTCGCCGAGCGAGTTCAAGGGCCAGATCCCGTTGCTGCAGGACTGCCTGGCTGCGATGAACATCCAGGTCCTGCAGAAAGAGGACTTCGAAGCCGACGACATCCTCGCCACGCTGGCGACCGAAGGCGCAGCGGCCGGGTACCACGTGCTGGTGTGCTCGGGAGACCGAGACACCATTCAGCTCGTCAACGACGACATCACGCTGCTCTACCCGAACGTGCAGGGGGTTTCGCAGCTGAAGCGCTACGACCCCGCCGCCGTGCGTGAGAAGTACGGCGTCGAGCCGTGGCAGTACCCCGACATCGCGGCCCTCGTGGGCGAGACGAGCGACAACCTGCCCGGTGTGCCGAAGGTGGGGGAGAAGACCGCCGTCAAGTGGCTCACCCAGTTCGGTTCGCTCGATGACCTGCTCGCCAACGCCGACAAGGTCACCGGCGTGGTGGGAAACAACCTGCGCGAGCACATCGACGCCGTGCGCCGCAACCGCAACCTGAACCGGCTGCTGCGCGACGTGGAGCTTCCTGTCACGCCCCCCGATCTCGAGGTGCGTCCGATCGACGCGCAGGCGGTGCGCGACATCTTCGCCCGTCTCGAGTTCCGCACCCTGCTCCCGCGTGTGTTCGAGGCGACCGGCGTCGACGAGGCGATGGCACCCGTCAGTTCGGCGCCGACGGTCAGCGCGCCGGCTCCTGTCGAGGCGGATGCCGCGGCTCTGGGGGAGTGGCTCCGCACCGCGACCGGCGAGATCGGTCTCGACCTCACTATCGAGGGCGGATTGCCCCGGCGCGTGGGCCTGGCCACGCTCGCATCCGCGGTCGAGGCGACCTGGTCCGACGAGGTGAAGGACGCGATCGCCGACTGGATGGGCTCCGACGCACCGAAGGTGCTCTCCGATGCCAAGCCTCAGGTGAAGGCCCTGAGCCGTGCCGGCCTGCGGCTCGGCGGCCTCGCGTTCGACACGATCCTGGCGGGCTGGCTGCTGCGCCCGAGCTTCCCCGACAAGACGCTCGCGAACCTCGTCGATCGCTACCTCGATGAGAAGCTGCCCGAGGCCGACCCGACGCAGCTCGTGCCTGAGACCGAGGGGGCGACTCCCGCTCAGCTGGGTTGGTACGCGCTGCGCGTCGCCGAGGCGCTGCGCGCCGAGCTGCCCGAACGCGTCACCGCGTTGATGAACGAGATCGAGCTGCCCACGCTGCTCACGCTCGCCGACATGGAGCTCGCCGGCGTCGCGGTGTCGCACGCCCGACTCTCCGAGTTCTCCGCAGAGCTGGCCGCACGGGCGGACGCGATCGCGCAGGACGC
This region includes:
- a CDS encoding glutamate synthase subunit beta, which produces MADPKGFMKVTERELPARRPVPVRIMDWKEVYEPGDTAVLRRQAGRCMDCGVPFCHQGCPLGNLIPEWNDLTWRGEGRSAIERLHATNNFPEFTGRLCPAPCESSCVLGINQPAVTIKQIEVSIVDDAFGNGWVEPEPPARLTGKTVAVVGSGPAGLAAAQQLTRAGHTVAVFERDDRIGGLLRYGIPDFKMEKRHLEARLRQMRDEGTRFRAGVEIGVDITWDDLHNRYDAVVIATGSTVPRDLAIPGRDLAGVHFAMEYLVESNKATAGDRVPHQISAEGKHVIVIGGGDTGADCIGTAHRQGALSVTNLAIGKQPPGTRPEAQPWPMMPLLFEVSSAHEEGGEREFLASTVEFLSNDVGEVRALRVAETEYVDGRRVPKSGTEREIPADLVLIAMGFTGPEQTTVLDQLGTQFTDRGNLQRADDYQATASGVFVAGDAGRGQSLIVWAIAEGRAAAAHVDEYLMGKTALPAPVRPTDVAIGLQHA
- the pyk gene encoding pyruvate kinase gives rise to the protein MRRAKIVATLGPATSTYEMVRAIIDAGVDVARLNLSHGDYSVHEANFANVRKAADDAGRPVAVLVDLQGPKIRLGKFADGPHELAPGDIFKITVEDIPGTREICSTTFKGLPHDVKPGDFLLIDDGKVRVEVVETDGVVVTTKVIVGGFVSNNKGINLPGVAVNVPALSEKDEADLRWGLQIGADIIALSFVRDAKDVQRVHVIMAEEGRRVPVIAKIEKPQAVDNLEEIIDAFDGIMVARGDLGVELPLEAVPIVQKRAVELCRRMAKPVIVATQMLESMIENPVPTRAETSDVANAVLDGADAVMLSGETSVGKFPVGVVETMARIVDSTEEHGLERIQPLHTKPRTQGGAITLAALEVAEFVDAKYLCIFTESGDTARRMSRLRPRIPMVGFTPDPAIRRRMALTWGIQSTLVEHVAHTDRMFIQVDDYFLSNDLAEVGDKVVVISGSPPGIIGSTNDIRIHKIGDAVHGKAPIYQVRD
- a CDS encoding SHOCT domain-containing protein, producing the protein MIWDLLWYTLLVFYFVAYIYVVVLIIMDLFRDHTLNGWLKALWIIFLVFLPFLTALVYLIARGKGMAERARANRGIVAEADDYRPKASTSPADDIAQAKALLDAGTISQGEFDALKSKALGNQFFGA
- a CDS encoding helix-turn-helix domain-containing protein; protein product: MSASQRVATELSQIAPRLRHARHKKDLTLDQLAQATGISKSTLSRLESGQRKPSLELLLPIVAALALPLDEIVMSPRIVDPRVARKTTRADGRTFTPLSGHHGEPQAYKMTVPATDRTPVLRTHAGYEWIYVLSGRLRLVLGEHDIVMGTGEAAEFDTKNPHWFGATGAGPVELLSLFGKQGERIHLRARSSSAT
- a CDS encoding ANTAR domain-containing response regulator yields the protein MVTEHEETPEPTTTAPRRVVVAEDESLIRLDIVEILRDNGFDVVGEAGDGETAVQLATELRPDLVIMDVKMPRLDGISAAEKLSKNHIAPVVLLTAFSQKELVERASEAGALAYVVKPFTPNDLLPAIEIALARYEQIITLEAEVADMVERFETRKLVDRAKGLLNEKMGLTEPEAFRWIQKASMDRRLTMQDVAKAIIEQLAPKKD
- a CDS encoding hotdog fold thioesterase, giving the protein MSDLADPTMNAMEWAVQRGAGALADKMGFQWVEFSIERSVATMPVEGNTQPVGLFHGGAYVVLGESLGSMAANLYAGAGRLAVGVDINATHTRSATSGLVTGVCTPIHLGRSMTVHEIVVSDDQGRRCSTIRITNMIKDMPRP
- the polA gene encoding DNA polymerase I, producing the protein MTDSAKPTLLVVDGHSLAYRAFFALPVDNFTTKDGQHTNGIYGFLAMLINLIKAEKPTHMAVAFDTSRQSFRTREYPEYKANRSESPSEFKGQIPLLQDCLAAMNIQVLQKEDFEADDILATLATEGAAAGYHVLVCSGDRDTIQLVNDDITLLYPNVQGVSQLKRYDPAAVREKYGVEPWQYPDIAALVGETSDNLPGVPKVGEKTAVKWLTQFGSLDDLLANADKVTGVVGNNLREHIDAVRRNRNLNRLLRDVELPVTPPDLEVRPIDAQAVRDIFARLEFRTLLPRVFEATGVDEAMAPVSSAPTVSAPAPVEADAAALGEWLRTATGEIGLDLTIEGGLPRRVGLATLASAVEATWSDEVKDAIADWMGSDAPKVLSDAKPQVKALSRAGLRLGGLAFDTILAGWLLRPSFPDKTLANLVDRYLDEKLPEADPTQLVPETEGATPAQLGWYALRVAEALRAELPERVTALMNEIELPTLLTLADMELAGVAVSHARLSEFSAELAARADAIAQDAYAAIGREVNLGSPKQLQEVLFEDLALPKTRKTKTGYSTDAAVLADLQESNPHPFLDLLLQHREATKLRQIIESLDAAIGADHRVHTTYVQTGSQTGRLSSTDPNLQNIPVRTEESRRIRAAFEVGEGYETLLTADYSQIEMRIMAHLSEDPGLIEAFNSGEDLHRFVGARVFGVEPAEVTPAMRTKVKAMSYGLVYGLSAFGLSKQLRIEQSEAKQLMTEYFARFGAVRDYLRSSVEQARIDGYTETIFGRRRPFPDLASPNRVLRENAERAALNAPIQGSAADIMKIALFHIHNEFSTQNLRSRVLMQIHDELVVEVAPGEWDAAERIVRDRMGDAAQLSVPLDVQIGRGGDWDEAGH